The genomic segment CGAGAACCTGAAGAAGCTCGTCCCGGTCAATGTGCCGGATCAGACTGCGTGCGTTGTTGTAGGTGGTTATGTAGGTGGGATCCTCGGACAGGATGTAGCCTACAATCTGGTTGATGGGGTTGTAGCCCTTCTGCACCAGTGCGTCGTATACAATGGTGAGGTTCCGCTTCAGCTCGTTTTCACGCTCCTGGTTTACGGAAAATGTCATGGTCTTGTCACACATAGCAATCCAATGGGATCAGAGCCTATTGCTCTGTCCACGCTCCTTTCTTTCAGTTTTCCCTTACTTCTCATGTTCTATTATACTATATTTGAATGCATTTCACAAGTGAAAATTTTTCAAATTGGCGTTTTGCTGTGTTTCATGTAATCTTTTTGTACAAAATAAACAAGGGGAAGCGGAGCATAGGCTCCGCCTCCGGCATCCCTGTTTAGCCGCAGCAGTTGCTGCGCAGCTCGAAGGAGTTGCAATCTGTGCATTCCGCCATGGTGGGGTTCTGCTCATGTGTGCCGATCCGGATCACGTCCAGAGAACACAGGTTGCAGCAAGCGTTGTTGTGCTTGCACTGCTGTACGGTACACTGAATGTGAGAATTCTTTTCCATTTTGTTCATCCTTCTTTCTTCATACTGTTCGCTTCCGAACAATCCTAGTATGACCACCGATCCGGGGAATATACGCATCAATCCTATACAATCTGTACAAGGAATGAAGCATTTCCTTGTCCAAGAAGCCGAAATTTGCGATTTTCTGTTGAAAAACTGTGCAAAACAGAGTACAATACCATTAGAAGTAGTCAAAATCATTATGAGTCAACCAAAATGGAAAAGGAAGGATATTTGTATGGAGTTGAGTACGAAAAAAACACGTCCCCGCCTGACGTTTGAGATTTATATTCCGGAACAGGCTGCACCTATCTCCAAGATGATGCAAACGGTGGATGTGCTGCGCAGTGCCAAGCCGGATTTCGTGCTGGCAACGGCGGATCACCGGCACGGCACCGGGCTGGAACGGGCAGTGGAGTTCGCCTCTATGATCCAGTCCGAGGGCGGCATCCCCGGAGCGGTGCTGATCCCCTCCATCTGCTACACCCGCACCCGGCTGAAGCTGCAGCTCCAGCAGATGAAGCGCCGGGGCATCACCCGGATCCTGGCGGTGCGTGGGGACGGCATGCGCCCGGATTTTGAACATGCAGACTTTCCCAGCGCAGCGGAGCTGATCGAATTCATCAAGGAAGTGGATCCGGAATTCCGGGTGGCTTCCGGATGCTTC from the Ruminococcus champanellensis 18P13 = JCM 17042 genome contains:
- a CDS encoding IreB family regulatory phosphoprotein, with translation MCDKTMTFSVNQERENELKRNLTIVYDALVQKGYNPINQIVGYILSEDPTYITTYNNARSLIRHIDRDELLQVLVRNYLED
- a CDS encoding DUF1540 domain-containing protein gives rise to the protein MEKNSHIQCTVQQCKHNNACCNLCSLDVIRIGTHEQNPTMAECTDCNSFELRSNCCG